The following are from one region of the Prevotella communis genome:
- a CDS encoding DEAD/DEAH box helicase, whose product MKTFEELGVSVEIRRAIEEMGFVQPMPVQEEVIPRLLTSKRDMIALAQTGTGKTASFGIPLLMRLEETLNLKTQDSNLPQALVLSPTRELCLQIADDLRDFSKYMEGVHVEAVYGGAAIEQQIRALKMGAQVIVATPGRLIDLKNRGYAKLENVRNIVLDEADEMLNMGFSEAINEIFESLPEEHSTLMFSATMSREVERVAKKYLTDYEEVVVGSRNEGAESVNHIYYMVQAKDKYLALKRIVDYYPKIFAIIFCRTKLETQEIADKLIRDGYNAESLHGDLSQQQRDLTMQKFRQHLTQLLVATDVAARGLDVDDLTHVINFGLPDDIESYTHRSGRTGRAGKKGTSISIVHSKEKHKIRDIEKIIGKKFIETPIPSAEEICKKQLYKVMDQIVKTDVNDDEIAPFLQDISRYFEFIDKDELIKKIVSLEFGKFLAYYADAPEIEAPVREKEKKPQTDREKRMNKAQKGFRRLFINLGKKDGFFPGVLMQTLNRYVGGRQEVGHIDLLDTISYFEVPEKDARKVMTQLTGIRYKGRTVRCNSEDDKQTNNPAPAKRKMKKDDWRALMNNQSPRVDFKGEIPDFSEEGWARRKPKKKK is encoded by the coding sequence ATGAAGACATTTGAAGAATTAGGCGTGAGCGTAGAGATACGCCGAGCCATTGAAGAGATGGGATTCGTACAGCCAATGCCTGTACAGGAAGAAGTAATCCCAAGACTACTAACCAGTAAGCGCGATATGATTGCGCTGGCACAGACAGGTACAGGTAAGACGGCATCATTTGGCATTCCTTTGCTGATGCGCCTTGAGGAAACCTTAAACCTCAAAACTCAAGACTCAAACCTTCCACAGGCTTTGGTGTTGAGTCCTACGCGTGAGCTCTGCTTACAGATTGCCGATGATTTGCGCGATTTCTCGAAATATATGGAGGGCGTTCATGTGGAGGCCGTCTATGGCGGTGCTGCTATCGAACAGCAGATACGCGCCTTGAAGATGGGTGCTCAGGTTATCGTGGCTACCCCGGGCCGACTCATTGACCTGAAAAATCGTGGCTATGCCAAACTGGAGAATGTGCGTAATATCGTACTCGATGAGGCCGATGAAATGCTGAATATGGGCTTCTCGGAAGCCATCAACGAGATTTTTGAGTCGCTCCCTGAGGAGCATAGCACGCTGATGTTCTCAGCTACAATGAGCCGCGAGGTAGAGCGTGTGGCCAAGAAATACCTGACTGACTACGAAGAGGTGGTGGTAGGTTCGCGTAACGAGGGTGCCGAGAGCGTGAATCATATCTATTATATGGTGCAGGCCAAGGATAAGTATCTGGCCTTGAAGCGCATTGTTGACTATTATCCCAAGATTTTCGCTATTATCTTCTGCCGTACCAAACTGGAGACGCAGGAGATAGCAGATAAACTGATTCGTGACGGCTATAATGCAGAGTCGTTGCATGGCGACCTCTCGCAGCAGCAGCGCGACCTTACGATGCAGAAATTCCGTCAGCACCTCACACAACTTCTTGTGGCTACCGATGTGGCAGCCCGAGGATTGGATGTGGACGACCTGACGCATGTCATCAACTTTGGTTTGCCCGATGATATCGAGAGCTATACCCACCGTTCCGGTCGTACGGGTCGTGCTGGTAAGAAGGGCACCAGTATCTCTATCGTTCACTCAAAGGAGAAACACAAGATTCGTGATATCGAGAAGATTATCGGTAAGAAATTCATAGAAACGCCCATTCCATCGGCTGAGGAGATCTGTAAGAAGCAGCTCTATAAGGTGATGGATCAGATAGTAAAGACCGACGTCAACGACGATGAAATCGCACCTTTCCTGCAGGATATCAGTCGTTACTTTGAATTTATCGACAAGGACGAACTCATTAAGAAGATTGTGTCGCTGGAGTTTGGTAAGTTCCTGGCTTACTATGCTGATGCCCCCGAGATTGAGGCACCTGTCAGGGAAAAGGAGAAGAAACCCCAGACCGACCGTGAGAAGCGCATGAACAAGGCTCAGAAGGGCTTTAGGCGCCTCTTCATTAACCTTGGTAAGAAGGATGGCTTCTTCCCTGGCGTGCTGATGCAGACGCTCAACCGTTACGTAGGAGGCCGCCAGGAGGTAGGACATATCGACCTGCTCGACACCATCTCATATTTTGAGGTACCCGAGAAGGATGCCCGTAAGGTGATGACGCAACTCACCGGTATCCGTTACAAGGGTCGTACCGTGCGTTGTAATTCGGAGGACGACAAGCAGACGAATAATCCTGCACCAGCCAAGAGAAAGATGAAGAAGGACGACTGGCGTGCGTTGATGAACAATCAATCTCCCCGTGTGGACTTCAAGGGCGAAATACCCGATTTCAGCGAAGAGGGCTGGGCTCGCAGGAAACCGAAGAAAAAGAAATAA
- the argB gene encoding acetylglutamate kinase, producing MESDMKPSLTVIKVGGAVVEDEAQLTQLLHDFTAIQGPKILVHGGGRRATKIAERLGIETKMVDGRRITDAEMLEVVTMVYGGLVNKNVVARLQALGCDAIGLTGADANILLSQKRPVKMVNGEPVDYGFVGDVKQASGSKLAHFIDANLIPVVAPLTHDGQGHMLNTNADTMASETAKAMAVAGYDVTLIYAFEKPGVLRNADDDSSVIATINHADFETYKADGTISGGMLPKIENALAAIDAGVQRVIITKATAIDGQHGTVITE from the coding sequence ATTGAATCCGACATGAAACCATCATTGACCGTTATCAAAGTAGGAGGTGCCGTCGTTGAGGACGAGGCACAGCTCACACAACTTTTACACGATTTCACCGCTATTCAGGGACCGAAGATACTGGTTCACGGCGGTGGCCGCAGAGCCACAAAGATAGCCGAGCGACTGGGCATCGAGACCAAAATGGTGGACGGGCGCCGTATCACCGATGCCGAGATGCTGGAAGTGGTCACCATGGTTTATGGCGGACTGGTTAATAAGAATGTGGTAGCCCGTTTGCAGGCCCTTGGCTGCGATGCTATCGGTCTGACGGGTGCCGATGCGAATATCCTGCTCTCTCAGAAGCGCCCTGTGAAGATGGTCAACGGCGAGCCTGTTGACTATGGCTTCGTAGGCGACGTAAAGCAGGCTTCCGGATCAAAATTAGCCCATTTTATCGACGCCAACCTGATTCCCGTGGTGGCACCGCTTACCCACGACGGACAGGGACATATGCTCAATACCAATGCCGACACAATGGCTTCTGAGACTGCTAAGGCCATGGCAGTAGCAGGTTACGACGTCACCCTGATTTACGCGTTCGAGAAACCAGGCGTGTTGCGCAATGCTGATGATGACAGTTCCGTCATCGCCACCATCAACCATGCCGACTTCGAGACCTACAAAGCCGACGGCACCATCAGCGGTGGCATGCTACCCAAGATAGAGAACGCCCTTGCCGCCATCGACGCAGGCGTACAGCGCGTCATCATCACTAAGGCCACTGCCATCGACGGTCAGCATGGCACGGTGATTACAGAATAG
- a CDS encoding TonB-dependent receptor domain-containing protein — protein MNRLFLVSALLVCSLGMWAQGVVRGKVLDKQNDEVLQFVTVRVTGADGKLAGGGMTDVKGQFNIQGLKDGAYTLEITLMGYKSAVRRFQVTPEKRNIHYNAIYLAEDQKMLKEVQVTGQRSQMKLEVDRKTFTVDEVLAAAGGSVSDLLENIPSVEVTTDGEISLRGNSSVEVWINGKSSGLTSDNRAEILQQIPAESIERIEVIDNPSAKYSPEGTAGIINIILKRDRRAGYYGSVQTGVNNQKGWNVGGNINYSSKWVDAYANIGYRKRKGDGGNMSDQRYRTSASSPFSSYQFSEGENNNNGGGLFARAGLTFHLSDNDDLSLGGMTMQGNHSNDNLTTYEYGTFGADGSKVADRKLRRQTWGDGDHHMYNVELSYTHKFNESGTHKLDAMVEFNKWNGDGSNEYLNDTTSLLTSLSSYSYQYRPMDMNNRHWEARLDYENQINENFKIEAGYEGRFSHENTPQSSFEYASVGQAERLSPADGRLQEDPFFYNRFIYDSDIHALYATTNMKFGKLGVMAGLRGEYWKVDTRSIDNYQTETPFKKDYFQLFPSLFLNYELTPTSQIQLNVTRRLRRPWGGQLNSFKNTRDASMIEFGNPELTPEFTNAFSLNYLKTWAAHTLSVGTYYRPTTDVMQRIRYQGLYEGQNVMYMTNLNVAKSQSAGAEVILKDKFFRILDLTTTLNAYYYKLDGFSTVVEGQTVTGEGNENFAWDARVLASVILPYSISVQATGNYRSRSVITQGHRKANGSLDLGLRKTFLNKTFALALNWRDVFNTRQFENYTEGPTFWRHQKNWRDPRINLQLTWNFGNMTRKKTDRDREDGQGGNDEENTFGGGGGGFDE, from the coding sequence AAGCAGAACGATGAAGTACTGCAGTTTGTAACTGTGCGTGTAACGGGTGCTGACGGGAAATTGGCAGGTGGCGGTATGACCGATGTGAAAGGCCAGTTCAATATACAGGGTCTTAAAGATGGTGCCTATACACTTGAGATCACCTTGATGGGCTATAAGTCGGCTGTGCGTCGTTTTCAGGTGACTCCCGAGAAACGCAATATTCATTATAACGCTATCTACCTGGCGGAAGATCAGAAAATGCTGAAGGAGGTGCAGGTCACTGGTCAGCGTTCACAGATGAAGCTCGAGGTAGATCGTAAAACCTTCACCGTTGACGAGGTGCTGGCAGCTGCTGGTGGTAGTGTCAGTGACCTGTTGGAGAATATACCTTCGGTAGAGGTGACCACCGATGGTGAGATTTCTCTGCGTGGCAACTCCAGTGTGGAGGTGTGGATCAATGGTAAGAGCAGCGGACTGACCAGCGACAACCGTGCCGAGATCCTGCAGCAGATACCAGCCGAGAGCATTGAGCGTATCGAAGTTATCGACAACCCCAGTGCTAAATATTCACCTGAGGGAACTGCCGGTATTATCAATATCATTCTGAAGCGCGACCGTCGTGCCGGCTATTATGGCTCTGTCCAGACGGGTGTGAACAACCAGAAAGGCTGGAACGTGGGTGGTAACATCAACTATTCCTCCAAGTGGGTGGATGCCTATGCCAATATTGGCTATCGTAAACGTAAGGGTGATGGCGGCAATATGAGCGATCAGCGCTATCGTACCAGCGCGAGTTCTCCTTTCAGCAGCTATCAGTTCAGTGAGGGCGAGAACAATAATAATGGCGGCGGACTCTTTGCACGTGCCGGACTGACTTTCCATCTGAGTGATAACGATGATTTGTCGCTGGGTGGTATGACGATGCAGGGCAACCACTCTAACGACAACCTGACCACTTACGAATATGGTACATTTGGTGCCGACGGTTCTAAGGTGGCCGATCGCAAGCTGCGCCGTCAGACTTGGGGCGATGGTGATCACCATATGTATAATGTGGAACTGTCATACACACACAAGTTCAACGAGAGTGGCACGCACAAGTTGGATGCTATGGTGGAGTTTAATAAATGGAATGGTGACGGCTCCAATGAATACCTCAACGATACCACGTCGTTATTAACTTCGCTGAGCTCCTATAGCTATCAGTATCGCCCAATGGATATGAACAACCGCCACTGGGAGGCTCGTCTTGACTATGAGAACCAGATTAATGAGAACTTTAAGATTGAGGCAGGCTACGAAGGACGTTTCTCGCATGAGAATACGCCGCAGAGCAGTTTTGAGTATGCCAGTGTAGGACAGGCCGAGCGACTCTCACCTGCAGATGGGCGTTTGCAGGAGGATCCTTTCTTCTACAACCGCTTCATCTACGACAGTGATATCCATGCCCTCTATGCCACAACCAACATGAAGTTCGGTAAGTTGGGTGTGATGGCTGGCCTGCGTGGTGAATATTGGAAGGTGGATACGAGGAGTATCGACAATTATCAGACGGAGACACCTTTTAAGAAGGACTATTTCCAGCTGTTCCCCTCGCTCTTCCTGAACTACGAACTGACACCTACATCACAGATCCAGTTGAACGTAACCCGTCGTCTGCGTCGTCCCTGGGGCGGACAGCTCAACTCGTTCAAGAATACGCGTGATGCCTCGATGATTGAGTTCGGTAACCCCGAGCTGACACCTGAGTTCACCAATGCCTTCTCGCTGAACTACCTGAAGACATGGGCTGCCCATACGTTGTCTGTAGGTACCTACTATCGTCCTACTACCGACGTGATGCAGCGCATCCGCTATCAGGGCCTCTATGAGGGACAGAACGTGATGTACATGACCAACCTCAACGTGGCTAAGAGTCAAAGCGCCGGTGCCGAGGTGATCCTGAAGGACAAGTTCTTCCGCATTCTCGACCTCACCACCACGCTGAATGCCTACTATTACAAGTTGGACGGTTTCTCTACTGTTGTGGAGGGTCAGACCGTGACAGGCGAGGGCAACGAGAACTTTGCATGGGATGCCCGTGTGTTGGCTTCTGTTATCCTGCCTTATAGCATTTCTGTGCAGGCTACGGGCAACTACCGTTCCCGCTCAGTGATTACGCAGGGACACCGCAAGGCTAATGGTTCGCTCGATCTGGGTCTGCGTAAGACATTCCTGAACAAGACCTTTGCTTTGGCGCTCAACTGGCGCGACGTGTTCAATACGCGTCAGTTTGAGAACTATACCGAGGGTCCAACATTCTGGCGCCATCAGAAAAACTGGCGCGACCCACGTATCAACCTGCAGTTGACGTGGAACTTTGGAAATATGACAAGAAAGAAGACCGACCGCGATCGTGAAGACGGCCAGGGTGGCAACGATGAGGAGAATACCTTTGGCGGCGGAGGCGGCGGCTTCGATGAGTAA